A genomic region of Colletes latitarsis isolate SP2378_abdomen chromosome 7, iyColLati1, whole genome shotgun sequence contains the following coding sequences:
- the LOC143343972 gene encoding WD repeat-containing protein SL1-17, with the protein MYSLINKTENAHEDSIWTCAWGCPKKKKESQPENDDSRDSMRSNDEETVEYIVTGSVDDTVKVWEQKDKSLQLKHKLTGHSLGVVSVAVSSDGSKCASSSLDSSLKLWDLETGEKISSIEVGPVDIWTVVFSPDDKFIVSGSHSGKIHLYGTESGKQEQTLDTRGGKFTLSVTYSPDGKYIASGAIDGIINIFDVTYGKVLRTLEGHAMPIRSLCFSPDSQLLLTASDDGHMKIYDVKDANLAGTMSGHASWVLGVAFAPNGQQFASSSSDQTVKVWELAQRQCLYTFNEHNDQVWSVKYSPQRNNIIASVSEDKSINLYECPMYNK; encoded by the exons ATG TATtccttaattaataaaacagaaAATGCTCACGAAGACAGTATCTGGACCTGTGCTTGGGGTTGCcctaagaagaaaaaagaatCTCAACCGGAAAATGACGATTCACG CGATTCTATGCGATCTAATGACGAAGAAACAGTAGAATACATAGTAACTGGTTCAGTAGATGATACAGTTAAGGTCTGGGAACAAAAAGATAAAAGTTTACAAttgaaacataagttaactggtCATTCTTTAGGTGTGGTGTCTGTTGCAGTAAGTTCGGACGGTTCGA AGTGTGCATCAAGTTCTTTGGACTCTAGTTTGAAGCTATGGGATTTGGAAACAGGAGAGAAAATATCAAGTATAGAAGTTGGTCCTGTAGATATTTGGACAGTAGTATTTTCTCCTGACGATAAATTCATTGTGTCTGGCAGCCATTCTGGAAAAATACATTTATATGGAACTGAGAGTGGAAAACAAGAACAAACTTTAGATACTAGAGGTGGAAAATTTACATTGAGTGTTACCTAT AGTCCTGATGGCAAATATATTGCAAGTGGCGCAATAGATGGaattatcaatattttcgatgTTACTTACGGAAAAGTGTTACGTACGCTAGAAG GTCATGCAATGCCTATCAGATCTCTGTGCTTCTCGCCCGATTCTCAGCTGCTTCTTACTGCATCAGATGACGGACATATGAAAATATACGATGT GAAAGACGCTAATTTAGCAGGAACTATGTCAGGTCATGCTTCGTGGGTACTCGGCGTTGCTTTTGCTCCAAACGGACAACAATTTGCATCTAGTAGTTCAGATCAAACAGTTAAAGTTTGGGAATTAGCACAACGACAGTGTTTATATACATTTAATGAACATAACGATCAG GTATGGTCTGTGAAATATAGTCCACAAAGAAACAACATAATTGCATCAGTGTCAGAAGACAAGTCCATTAATCTGTACGAATGTCcaatgtataataaataa